The Apis mellifera strain DH4 linkage group LG8, Amel_HAv3.1, whole genome shotgun sequence genome contains a region encoding:
- the LOC551137 gene encoding proton-associated sugar transporter A, which translates to MVDKLHEYEGFAGRVHDVRDKFKEKWETWKEWKNGIPMDQGIEGILNHIRGPPKLERTLDDYAHIYRKKTRGELVRVSAAVMGIEFSYAAETAFVSPTLLKIGVDHQHMTLVWALSPLIGFFVTPILGSLSDRCRLKYGRRRPFILLLALGVLIGLILVPNGEDMGYAFGDIPSTSTNYTVPVGHRTTAKHAKEELAKPPSHSWGIFFTILGTVLLDFDADACQSPARAYLLDVTVPDDHAKGLSTFTIMAGLGGFMGYGLGGINWDATAIGVMLGGHLHATFTLITIIFLICVSCTITSFKEIPLELLEKDQEYQYLQEQKTSGEEKEDEQKEHEKITTDECVSYGTLDNDQEIASKKDEFVLKPLPIQEPEKRAGQVPMIPDVTSQNIDYMKHGFNEDMGGNPKATLTEYLLSIVYMPHSLRMVCLTNLFCWMAHVCYSLYFTDFVGEAVYGGNPQAPEGTKERELYESGVRFGCWGMSMYSLSCSCYSLVIEKLIERYKAQRVYICGLLFYSTGMMMMALTKHPAGVIIFSWTAGVMYSTLFTMPYLLVAHYHASSTFEVTTEGEAIQSGGVRGLGTDVAIVSSMVFLAQFLLSCCLGTIVSKSGTTTAVVYVASTLAACGAISATQIMYLDL; encoded by the exons ATGGTGGATAAATTGCACGAGTACGAGGGTTTCGCTGGGAGGGTGCACGATGTTCGAGACAAGTTTAAAGAGAAATGGGAGACGTGGAAGGAGTGGAAGAATGGGATACCGATGGACCAGGGGATCGAGGGGATCTTGAATCATATACGAGGGCCGCCAAAGTTGGAGAGAACTTTGGATGATTATGCGCATATTTACAG aAAAAAGACACGAGGAGAGTTGGTACGTGTATCCGCGGCTGTAATGGgaatagaattttcatatGCCGCGGAAACAGCGTTTGTTTCACCAACTTTATTGAAAATCGGCGTCGATCATCAGCATATGACCCTTGTCTGGGCACTCAGCCCTCTTATTGGCTTTTTTGTGACGCCGATTTTAGGAAGCTTGAGCGACAGATGCAGATTGAAATATGGAAGAAGAAGACCCTTCATCCTATTATTGGCTTTAGGAGTTCTAATag GATTAATATTAGTACCGAACGGTGAGGACATGGGATATGCGTTTGGAGACATTCCATCTACATCGACTAATTATACAGTTCCCGTGGGACATCGAACCACGGCGAAACATGCGAAAGAGGAGTTAGCGAAACCTCCGTCTCACTCTTGGGGAATTTTCTTCACGATTCTGGGGACGGTTTTGCTCGATTTCGATGCGGATGCTTGTCAAAGTCCAGCCAGAGCTTATTTACTCGACGTCACTGTACCTG atgacCATGCTAAAGGTTTAAGTACATTTACCATAATGGCGGGTTTAGGAGGTTTCATGGGATATGGATTGGGTGGCATTAATTGGGACGCTACTGCAATAGGAGTTATGTTAGGTGGACATCTTCACGCTACTTTTACCTTGATAACgattattttccttatttgTGTTTCTTGTACTATTACCAGTTTCAAAGAAATCCCATTAGAATTGTTGGAAAAGGATCaggaatatcaatatttacaaGAACAAAAG ACATCTggtgaagaaaaagaggatgaACAAAAGGAACACGAAAAAATTACTACGGACGAGTGTGTTTCTTATGGCACTCTAGACAATGATCAAGAAATTGCTAGTAAAAAGGAC GAATTTGTTCTTAAACCCCTTCCAATTCAAGAACCGGAGAAAAGAGCTGGTCAAGTACCAATGATACCAGATGTAACCAgtcaaaatattgattacatGAAACATGGTTTCAACGAAGATATGGGAGGAAATCCAAAAGCCACATTAACGGAATATCTTCTTTCAATCGTGTATATGCCGCACAGTCTTCGTATGGTGTGCTtaactaatttattttgttggaTGGCACACGTATGTTATTCCTTGTATTTCACGGATTTCGTTGGAGAAGCTGTTTATGGTGGAAATCCACAG GCTCCAGAAGGTACCAAGGAAAGAGAATTATATGAAAGCGGAGTTCGTTTTGGATGCTGGGGAATGTCTATGTATTCGTTATCTTGTTCTTGTTATTCACTGGTCATCGAGAAACTCATAGAACGCTacaa AGCTCAGAGAGTTTACATTTGCGGCTTACTATTCTACAGCACTGGAATGATGATGATGGCATTAACGAAACATCCCGCAGGAGTGATTATATTCTCATGGACCGCAGGTGTTATGTATTCCACGTTATTCACTATGCCGTATCTACTAGTTGCACATTATCATGCTTCATCCACT TTCGAAGTAACAACCGAGGGTGAAGCTATTCAAAGCGGAGGAGTACGTGGTCTTGGCACAGACGTTGCAATCGTTTCTTCCATGGTGTTTTTAGCCCAGTTTCTACTCTCCTGCTGTCTCGGGACAATTGTTAGTAAATCTGGAACTACTACGGCGGTCGTATACGTAGCTAGTACTCTCGCTGCTTGCGGAGCCATTTCTGCAACGCAGATCATGTATCTGGATCTTTGA
- the LOC100576801 gene encoding malate dehydrogenase, cytoplasmic isoform X2 — protein sequence MNLEKNEYMVNNYLHQLSKNNVLKIVVTDGTTEIARSFLYRILTDDVFGKNQCVFVSLYELSTKTMFLESLAIELYSFSPKLLSGISYSNNVFEFKDADVVICIGHSREYNFKEPEYTESFFKDYVLISKFYGQVINKYVKKDARIIVLGNTAATIISKYAKSIPIKNITTLSMLNLNIVKNQIAAQANCLPTEVKNIIIWGSNGSYCFPDCRYLYLTNGKPLKDSIKIWIYNDLPRIIRSTYNRACLINSIAYALAEHCKILWNGTPENEWTSMGVLSDLSYSIQSGIFFSFPVICKDKQCEIIKKWLRKQREY from the exons atgaatttagaaaagaatgaatatatggttaataattatttacatcaattatctaaaaataatgttttaaaaatagtagTTACAGATGGTACAACGGAAATTGCTCGATCGTTTCTATACAGAATACTCACTGATGatgtatttggaaaaaatcaaTGCGTTTTTGTCAGTCTTTACGAGTTATCGACCAAGACGATGTTTTTGGAAAGCCTtgcaattgaattatattcctTTAGTCCTAAGCTTCTAAGTG gtATCAGTTACAGCAATAATGTTTTTGAATTCAAGGATGCAGATGTTGTAATTTGCATTGGTCATTCGAgggaatataatttcaaagaacCCGAATACACAGAATCCTTTTTTAAGGATTATgttcttatttcaaaattttat ggtcaagttataaataaatatgtaaaaaaggaTGCAAGAATTATTGTACTCGGAAATACTGCTGCTACAATTATATCCAAATATGCGAAATCTattcctattaaaaatataactactTTGTCTAtgcttaatttaaatattgttaaaaatcag attgcCGCACAAGCAAATTGTCTTCCAACggaagtgaaaaatataataatttgggGTTCGAATGGTTCATATTGTTTTCCAGATTGtaggtatttatatttaactaatGGAAAACCTTTGAaagattctataaaaatttggatataTAATGATCTTCCACgt ATTATTCGAAGTACCTACAATAGAGCATGCTTAATTAATTCCATAGCTTATGCATTAGCAGAGCActgtaaaattttatggaatGGTACTCCAGAAAATGAATGGACCAGTATGGGTGTACTGTCCGATCTTTCTTATTCAATTCAatctggaatatttttttcttttcctgtaATTTGTAAGGACAAACAATGTGAAATTATAAAG AAATGGCTCCGCAAGCAGCGAGAGTACTAG
- the LOC100576801 gene encoding malate dehydrogenase, cytoplasmic isoform X1, whose product MNLEKNEYMVNNYLHQLSKNNVLKIVVTDGTTEIARSFLYRILTDDVFGKNQCVFVSLYELSTKTMFLESLAIELYSFSPKLLSGISYSNNVFEFKDADVVICIGHSREYNFKEPEYTESFFKDYVLISKFYGQVINKYVKKDARIIVLGNTAATIISKYAKSIPIKNITTLSMLNLNIVKNQIAAQANCLPTEVKNIIIWGSNGSYCFPDCRYLYLTNGKPLKDSIKIWIYNDLPRIIRSTYNRACLINSIAYALAEHCKILWNGTPENEWTSMGVLSDLSYSIQSGIFFSFPVICKDKQCEIIKDFELDEYVKKYIVDLSRLIFREIQIALEICDLISHDD is encoded by the exons atgaatttagaaaagaatgaatatatggttaataattatttacatcaattatctaaaaataatgttttaaaaatagtagTTACAGATGGTACAACGGAAATTGCTCGATCGTTTCTATACAGAATACTCACTGATGatgtatttggaaaaaatcaaTGCGTTTTTGTCAGTCTTTACGAGTTATCGACCAAGACGATGTTTTTGGAAAGCCTtgcaattgaattatattcctTTAGTCCTAAGCTTCTAAGTG gtATCAGTTACAGCAATAATGTTTTTGAATTCAAGGATGCAGATGTTGTAATTTGCATTGGTCATTCGAgggaatataatttcaaagaacCCGAATACACAGAATCCTTTTTTAAGGATTATgttcttatttcaaaattttat ggtcaagttataaataaatatgtaaaaaaggaTGCAAGAATTATTGTACTCGGAAATACTGCTGCTACAATTATATCCAAATATGCGAAATCTattcctattaaaaatataactactTTGTCTAtgcttaatttaaatattgttaaaaatcag attgcCGCACAAGCAAATTGTCTTCCAACggaagtgaaaaatataataatttgggGTTCGAATGGTTCATATTGTTTTCCAGATTGtaggtatttatatttaactaatGGAAAACCTTTGAaagattctataaaaatttggatataTAATGATCTTCCACgt ATTATTCGAAGTACCTACAATAGAGCATGCTTAATTAATTCCATAGCTTATGCATTAGCAGAGCActgtaaaattttatggaatGGTACTCCAGAAAATGAATGGACCAGTATGGGTGTACTGTCCGATCTTTCTTATTCAATTCAatctggaatatttttttcttttcctgtaATTTGTAAGGACAAACAATGTGAAATTATAAAG GATTTTGAATTAGatgaatatgttaaaaaatacattgtgGATTTaagtagattaatttttagagaaatccAAATTGCTCTTGAAATTTGTGACTTAATATCACACGATGActaa
- the LOC100576801 gene encoding malate dehydrogenase, cytoplasmic isoform X3 — MNLEKNEYMVNNYLHQLSKNNVLKIVVTDGTTEIARSFLYRILTDDVFGKNQCVFVSLYELSTKTMFLESLAIELYSFSPKLLSGISYSNNVFEFKDADVVICIGHSREYNFKEPEYTESFFKDYVLISKFYGQVINKYVKKDARIIVLGNTAATIISKYAKSIPIKNITTLSMLNLNIVKNQIAAQANCLPTEVKNIIIWGSNGSYCFPDCRLFEVPTIEHA; from the exons atgaatttagaaaagaatgaatatatggttaataattatttacatcaattatctaaaaataatgttttaaaaatagtagTTACAGATGGTACAACGGAAATTGCTCGATCGTTTCTATACAGAATACTCACTGATGatgtatttggaaaaaatcaaTGCGTTTTTGTCAGTCTTTACGAGTTATCGACCAAGACGATGTTTTTGGAAAGCCTtgcaattgaattatattcctTTAGTCCTAAGCTTCTAAGTG gtATCAGTTACAGCAATAATGTTTTTGAATTCAAGGATGCAGATGTTGTAATTTGCATTGGTCATTCGAgggaatataatttcaaagaacCCGAATACACAGAATCCTTTTTTAAGGATTATgttcttatttcaaaattttat ggtcaagttataaataaatatgtaaaaaaggaTGCAAGAATTATTGTACTCGGAAATACTGCTGCTACAATTATATCCAAATATGCGAAATCTattcctattaaaaatataactactTTGTCTAtgcttaatttaaatattgttaaaaatcag attgcCGCACAAGCAAATTGTCTTCCAACggaagtgaaaaatataataatttgggGTTCGAATGGTTCATATTGTTTTCCAGATTGtag ATTATTCGAAGTACCTACAATAGAGCATGCTTAA